The DNA region AGGAGTCGCTTTGTCGGCGAGCAGGCGAGACGCAAGTCTAACGGATTTGACATCTTGTTTGGGGAGGAATGAGAGAAGTGGCTGCAGGACTTCAATCGGCAGGTTGGGGAGGTGGGCGAATTTCCAGCTCGAAGAATCGATTTCttgagccatgatgggctcTCTGGTGTTGAGATGCGGGAGAATCTCCAGGCAGGTTGTGAGGCTAGGCAGAAGGGAGGGGTTTGAGGGTGGTCTGCACACGTGTGACCTCACGTGACTCAATATGACAAGGCAGATTCCATGAGAGGAGGATTCAGGGCAGGCATTTTAGAGATGGGGCGGGGATTTTTGCGAGAGTTCGATAACTTTGTGAGAATTGGAGGCCGGGAAATGCAGATTAGGGTGTGAATCATTGACGCGAACAATGTCGAGGTATACGAACGTGTGTCTTCATTATCCCACTATCCCTCCACCAACCCAGGCTAACAACTACTCAAAAACACGTACAAACTATTATCTAATACTCTCCCAGAATCTCATACTTGGTCAAAATTTCCTATCGCCACTAGAACTCTTCCTCTTGTCTCTGGGCTGTTGAACCGCTCATAAGCCTGGCTGCAGTGTTAGTGGGTTCACACAACGCGGAGATGGACAGAGGACTTGCCTTGAGAGCATCCTTGAAATGAAATGACGAGTCAATAAACACGCGCattttcccttcttctgcaAGCGAGGCTAACCGCTCCGCATTTGCGCCGGTTAGAGGGGCACTGAATGTGATGTATTTTCTGGGAACGCCGCCCAAGAACGAAGGCTGGTGGGTATTTCTAAGAGCCTGGAGAATGAAAGACAGTTGCCCCGTTTCTCCATTACCCTCACCGACGTTGACAACAATTCCATCTGGCTTGAGATATCCGGGTGATTTTATGAACAACTCTTGTGATCCGACTGTGTCCAAAATAGCATCAAAGGGAGCCTTTCCATATGTTTCTGTGAGAAAACCTGGGACGGACTTGACTTGACGATAATCGACAACCTGGTTTACCATTAGTTGCTTGTCTTGATTGTAAGATATAACCAAATAACCACTCACCTCGTCTGTGCCAACGCTCTTGACAATATCCGCTTTCGATCCTGAGCACACAGCAACGACGTGTGCCCCGAGATGTTTCGCCAACTGGATAGCAGCAGTCCCAACAGCCCCGCTACCTCCATTGATTAAGATGCTATCTCCTTTCTTGACCTGGGCTTTTTGAATAATTCCCATAGCAACTTGGCTGAGGACACTTAGACAAGCAGTCTCGGCGAATGTCATGTTGGTAGGCTTGATAGCGAGGCAGTCAGAGCCGATGAGAAGGTACTCTGCCAGCGTACCATGGCCCGACACAGCAGTGGCATACTTGGATACAGTTCCAAAGACTGGTGTACCAGGTCCAAGTCTAGGAGGGACACCAGGGCCCGCCAGTACAACGCATCCGGAAAAGTCGAGTTCTGGGATCGCGTTCTTTCGAAGGGCAGAGGGGACGACCATCATGAGGCTTTTGCCAGCAGACGACAGGGCGGCATGAGAGATTCGGACGAGGACTTGAGACCCTTTCGGTTTGGGAGGCATTGGTAATGAAGAATTCAACGACAAGATCTGTTCTGGAGCACCAGAAGTGCTAAACGTCCAGGCTTGCATAGTAGTGGGAATGTTGCTGGTGTCCATGGTGAAGTCGGTTTGACTGTACCTGTATTGACCACATATTGGTAATTTATGGCTTGGCGCGACTTATATCTTGTAGTTTTCTAGCTATTGCAGTCTAGAAATTGATTCCAAACTCGTTGCTTACGATCGACGTTGTGGTTTGACCCAGCCACAATGTCACTGCTCCGCCATGTTTAgcgcttggtgttgaagatgaaaCTCCGCAGCGCATGGTCACCGAGTGTCTCTGCCAGCATAGGTAGGTTTAATGGAATGAGTTTCCCATTAAGCACGTCAATTgaataattatttattacttttCTAATATGATAAATGTTATCTCGCTAAAGCGTAGGCTGAACAGCGCTGTGGGATGATCAAGAGGGGATCTGCGAGGACATCGTTCGTTCATGGCGTAATCTCCGCCCAAGTTCAAAAGTCCGCAACCGCGGTCTCATACCACAAAGGAGATCGGAGTTTTAATCGTGTGGGTGCCAGTGATGATTACCAACCAGATTCGACTTTCATGATTACTGATTCAGTTTACCTAAATCCAACTATGTTCGGTAGCATCGTGGATATGCTAACCTGGATGACTGCTTACCTCGCATCGTCATCAATTTGGGCATTTTCGTATCTTTGCCAGCTTACGAGGGCAGGCTATAGAACTTTATCGGCGACAAGTTCATATAGAAACCTCTTTGATGCAGGTTTTATTGTCCTTGGCGACGAAGCGATATCAATGGACAGATGCGGTTGGTGTTTAGAATAATTGCacttctcttctttgccaaggagaGTGTCAAGCACAGGAGCAAAGAATGCAAGTAGCAACTCAGTAAACTTGTTGCTATCCATTATTCTCGATGAATTAGCTTCTCGTGCAAGTAAAGGGATGGCCAGTCAACCAGGTTTACCTGATGGTCATGTAATGCTGAATAGCCTGCTGTTGAGAGAGGCTGTTGCAGGCAATGAGGGCCTAACCTATATCAGCTCAAGACTGATGGTTTGCTGTATTATGCGCGATGATGGAAATGGTCAACATGAAGACTCGATGCCAAAGCGTTACTTCGCGCATTTGATCCTTTGCCATTTCGACTCATCCTGTGTCAATTCCTCATCTTACATTTCAACAGCAGGTGTGAATCGAAATGACTCATGGACGCCATGTCCCGTTTGGGTTGATCTGCTTTGCATAACTTGGCGTTGTCTCGTGATATGATTGGTCCTTGTGGTTTGTGCATTCATAATTACCATCAACTGCAGAAATGCAACTTCAACTCGAGACATGTAACTCCCCCTTCTTTTAGACAAAATCAACTTTTTCTATAAGATATGTAATCTCCTCATTATCATGGAACGAAAAAGAAGATCACCACACCACACATCAGAGACCTCAGTCGCAGCTTTGAAGCATATCCTGCTTTGGGGCTCGACAATGACACGCTCGCAAACCTTTTCAGGGGACGACCAAACGATCCGCGACACGAAAAACATGGAACAAACGAACGAGAAAAAGATCCTCTCCAGCGATTCCTCTTCTACTAGATCTAgctccaacaccaacctcaATGGTGC from Fusarium keratoplasticum isolate Fu6.1 chromosome 12, whole genome shotgun sequence includes:
- a CDS encoding PKS-ER domain-containing protein, coding for MDTSNIPTTMQAWTFSTSGAPEQILSLNSSLPMPPKPKGSQVLVRISHAALSSAGKSLMMVVPSALRKNAIPELDFSGCVVLAGPGVPPRLGPGTPVFGTVSKYATAVSGHGTLAEYLLIGSDCLAIKPTNMTFAETACLSVLSQVAMGIIQKAQVKKGDSILINGGSGAVGTAAIQLAKHLGAHVVAVCSGSKADIVKSVGTDEVVDYRQVKSVPGFLTETYGKAPFDAILDTVGSQELFIKSPGYLKPDGIVVNVGEGNGETGQLSFILQALRNTHQPSFLGGVPRKYITFSAPLTGANAERLASLAEEGKMRVFIDSSFHFKDALKASPLSISALCEPTNTAARLMSGSTAQRQEEEF